One window from the genome of Mycolicibacterium gadium encodes:
- a CDS encoding SDR family NAD(P)-dependent oxidoreductase produces the protein MTRLLSGKTALVTGSSRGIGRAIAQRLAAEGATVVVTARSYEPSQSLRRGSSAALPGTIGETIELIEAAGGQAIGMAADLENPDDRDHLVKRVLDSTGRLDILVNNAGFADYSMVEDMSLETFERTVEHYLRVPFVLTKAAVPGMRAQGGGWIVNIGSVTGLAPVRPYREYNKTSGDVVYASIKAALHRFSQGVAAELLDANIAVNCVGPSTAVRTPGASALIPDTFPTEPVEYLAETVLAMCHRPAAERTGLVAFSLHYPWSQELEVHTLDGNSVLPPLEPPITANPNILPAGV, from the coding sequence ATGACTCGATTGCTCAGCGGTAAAACAGCTTTGGTCACGGGCAGCAGCCGGGGGATCGGCCGGGCGATCGCGCAGCGCTTGGCGGCCGAGGGCGCGACGGTCGTGGTGACGGCGCGTTCGTATGAGCCGTCGCAGTCCTTGCGTCGGGGATCGTCCGCGGCGCTTCCCGGCACGATCGGCGAAACCATCGAGCTCATCGAGGCGGCGGGCGGACAGGCGATCGGGATGGCGGCGGACCTGGAGAACCCCGATGATCGCGACCACCTCGTAAAGCGGGTGCTCGACAGCACCGGGCGACTCGACATCCTGGTCAACAACGCTGGTTTCGCCGACTATTCGATGGTCGAGGACATGTCGCTGGAGACCTTCGAACGCACAGTGGAGCACTATCTACGGGTGCCGTTCGTATTGACCAAGGCGGCGGTACCCGGTATGCGCGCACAAGGCGGGGGCTGGATCGTCAACATCGGATCGGTCACCGGACTGGCGCCGGTCCGGCCGTACCGCGAGTACAACAAGACCTCGGGCGACGTGGTCTACGCGTCGATCAAAGCGGCCTTGCATCGCTTCTCGCAGGGCGTCGCCGCCGAACTGCTCGACGCGAACATCGCGGTCAACTGTGTTGGTCCGTCCACCGCGGTGCGCACACCCGGTGCCTCAGCGCTGATCCCGGATACGTTCCCGACGGAACCGGTCGAGTATCTCGCCGAGACTGTGTTGGCGATGTGTCACCGGCCCGCTGCCGAACGCACGGGGCTGGTGGCTTTCAGCCTGCACTACCCATGGTCTCAGGAACTCGAGGTACACACCCTCGACGGCAACTCGGTGCTGCCGCCGCTGGAGCCACCGATCACCGCGAACCCGAACATACTGCCGGCCGGCGTCTAA
- a CDS encoding Dabb family protein, with amino-acid sequence MFNLTRLIHLAPGEEPGALIPALRAVADASAAAHVLIEPTLPGVRNGGDILMHLRFSDLPRRDESAAELDNTLDSAAVEHVDGAEYRGAAHEAAGEQPATVYRTLLLRVAPDTDEALIERFESDLALMPHYVRTITAWQLSRVERAVGASPWTHVFEQHFTDVDGLMGPYLMHPIHWAHVDRWFDPECPDVIVRDRVCHSFCRSDTVVLG; translated from the coding sequence ATGTTTAATCTCACCAGGCTGATCCACCTGGCACCGGGCGAGGAACCCGGTGCACTGATTCCCGCCCTCCGTGCCGTCGCGGACGCGTCGGCGGCGGCGCACGTCCTCATCGAACCGACGCTGCCCGGTGTCCGCAACGGCGGCGACATTCTGATGCACCTCCGCTTCTCCGATCTACCGAGGCGTGACGAGAGTGCCGCCGAGCTCGACAACACGCTCGATTCCGCCGCCGTCGAGCACGTCGACGGGGCCGAATATCGTGGTGCGGCACACGAAGCCGCCGGCGAGCAGCCCGCAACTGTCTATCGGACCCTGCTGCTGCGGGTGGCGCCCGACACCGACGAGGCCCTCATCGAGCGGTTCGAGAGCGACCTCGCCCTGATGCCGCACTATGTGCGCACGATCACGGCATGGCAGTTGAGCCGGGTGGAGCGCGCCGTCGGTGCGTCGCCGTGGACCCACGTGTTCGAGCAACATTTCACCGACGTCGACGGCCTGATGGGACCGTACTTGATGCATCCGATCCACTGGGCCCATGTCGACCGGTGGTTCGATCCCGAGTGTCCCGATGTGATCGTGCGGGACCGGGTGTGTCACAGCTTCTGCCGCAGTGACACCGTGGTTTTGGGTTAG
- a CDS encoding alpha-amylase family protein has translation MSDGAVYVVDHVVTQPGRAKEFIDRYLAEYAPGARERGMTLRDILVSPPIWFTDQSNTVTVRWSLPSAQAWWEMTWKGRPDAGVGRWWTTIDELVCQRSRSVAAAADDVDELCDV, from the coding sequence ATGTCTGACGGTGCGGTGTACGTCGTCGACCATGTGGTGACGCAGCCGGGACGAGCCAAAGAATTCATCGACCGATACCTCGCCGAATACGCCCCTGGAGCCCGCGAACGCGGAATGACGTTGCGCGACATCCTCGTCAGCCCGCCCATCTGGTTCACCGATCAGTCCAACACGGTCACCGTCCGCTGGTCGCTGCCGAGTGCGCAGGCGTGGTGGGAGATGACGTGGAAGGGCAGGCCCGACGCCGGCGTCGGACGATGGTGGACGACGATCGACGAACTGGTCTGTCAACGGTCACGCAGTGTGGCGGCCGCCGCCGACGATGTCGACGAACTCTGTGATGTTTAA
- a CDS encoding alpha/beta hydrolase encodes MTLDPQIAEIIEALDAGFPPVHMMTGATARATIRSRFVAAATPEEVGDVRDVSVHGPAGDIAVRIYRPVSASGPVPTMVYAHGGGFVFCDLDSHDGLCRSLANLIPAVVVSVAYRLAPEAPWPAAAEDVFAVTHWAARNADALGGNPGRIVVGGDSAGGHLAATVALMARDRGAPTLAAQLLLYPMISPQCDTESYRLFGEGYYNPRLALQWYWDQYVPSPVDREHPYAAPLSADLSGVPPAVLVTAGHDPLRDEGIALGEALTGAGVRLTHRHYEGAVHGFMTMPVLDLAQQAHRRAGEDLSAILAGAHV; translated from the coding sequence ATGACGCTGGATCCGCAGATCGCCGAGATCATCGAAGCCCTCGACGCCGGATTCCCGCCCGTGCACATGATGACCGGTGCGACGGCACGGGCGACGATCAGGTCCCGATTCGTCGCGGCGGCAACACCCGAAGAGGTCGGCGACGTTCGCGACGTATCCGTTCACGGGCCGGCAGGCGACATCGCGGTGCGCATCTACCGCCCCGTTTCAGCGTCCGGGCCAGTGCCGACGATGGTGTACGCCCACGGTGGCGGGTTTGTGTTCTGCGATCTCGACAGCCACGACGGACTGTGCCGCAGCTTGGCGAATCTGATTCCCGCCGTGGTGGTTTCCGTCGCATACCGGCTGGCGCCGGAAGCGCCGTGGCCGGCGGCCGCTGAGGACGTGTTCGCGGTGACGCACTGGGCTGCCCGGAACGCGGATGCCCTCGGCGGCAATCCAGGCCGGATAGTCGTGGGTGGCGACAGTGCGGGTGGCCACCTCGCGGCAACGGTCGCGCTGATGGCACGCGATCGCGGAGCACCCACGCTCGCGGCGCAGTTGCTGCTGTACCCGATGATCTCTCCGCAGTGCGACACGGAGTCGTATCGCTTGTTCGGCGAGGGCTACTACAATCCCCGACTCGCATTGCAGTGGTATTGGGACCAGTACGTGCCCTCCCCCGTCGACCGCGAACATCCATACGCTGCACCGCTATCCGCCGATTTGTCCGGCGTGCCACCCGCCGTACTCGTGACGGCAGGTCACGATCCTCTGCGGGATGAAGGAATCGCATTGGGCGAGGCGCTCACCGGTGCCGGCGTTCGATTGACGCATCGGCACTACGAGGGCGCCGTTCACGGGTTCATGACCATGCCCGTGCTCGACCTTGCCCAGCAGGCACACAGGCGGGCAGGCGAAGACCTGTCCGCGATCCTCGCCGGTGCGCATGTCTGA
- a CDS encoding IclR family transcriptional regulator, translating into MSGAVETPSAVIDRVSLVLDAFDGPGRLNLAQIVRRTGLPRSSAHRMLERLVALRWLRRNGRDYELGMRLVELGSLAVHQDRLHRAAMPLLHDLYRATGLVVHLAVLDGSDVVYLEKIGGRMVAAIPTRVGGRQPAHCAAVGKAMLAYNSEADVVDLSTRKTRYSISTPAQLRAELANVRGRGVAFDREESVPGFGCVAAPIGAPGEAVAAVSVCGPVSRMTFDQRLAAPVRMTAMGIWRDVEDGPRRVAPTLQHARPLRSAARPVAELQYA; encoded by the coding sequence ATTTCCGGGGCTGTCGAAACTCCCAGTGCTGTGATCGATCGGGTGTCGCTCGTGTTGGACGCGTTTGACGGTCCCGGACGTCTCAACCTGGCCCAGATCGTTCGACGCACAGGCCTGCCCCGGTCATCGGCGCACCGGATGCTCGAACGACTGGTCGCGCTGCGCTGGCTGCGCCGCAACGGCCGTGACTACGAGCTGGGGATGCGGCTCGTGGAGCTCGGCTCGCTCGCCGTGCACCAGGACCGACTGCACCGGGCAGCGATGCCGTTGCTGCATGATCTGTATCGCGCGACGGGACTGGTCGTCCATCTCGCCGTGTTGGACGGCTCCGACGTGGTCTATCTGGAAAAGATCGGCGGCCGGATGGTGGCAGCGATACCCACCCGCGTCGGCGGTCGTCAGCCCGCGCATTGCGCGGCGGTGGGCAAGGCGATGCTGGCCTATAACAGCGAGGCCGACGTCGTCGATCTCAGCACCCGCAAGACCAGGTACTCGATCAGCACGCCCGCTCAGCTGCGCGCTGAACTGGCCAACGTTCGCGGCCGCGGCGTCGCATTCGACCGCGAAGAGTCGGTGCCCGGATTCGGTTGTGTCGCAGCGCCCATCGGCGCACCGGGGGAAGCTGTCGCGGCGGTGTCGGTGTGCGGTCCTGTCAGCCGAATGACGTTCGACCAGCGTCTCGCGGCGCCGGTGCGCATGACCGCGATGGGGATATGGCGCGACGTCGAAGACGGCCCACGGCGGGTGGCACCGACCCTGCAACACGCGCGGCCGCTGCGCAGCGCCGCGCGCCCGGTAGCGGAGTTGCAGTACGCATGA
- a CDS encoding FAD-dependent oxidoreductase, translating into MDTDVYPKSADQIESWDYEADVVIAGYGIAGVAAAVEAASAGADVLVVERTGGWGGAAAMAGGFIYLGGGTGLQKACGFDDSVDNMAAFLNVAMGPGADAKRVGDYCAGSVEHFDWLVRCGVPFKPEFWGEPGWEPPGDEGLMFTGGENAYPFNTIAKPAPRGHIPQMANKKAGEASAGYMLMKPLVDTATSLGVRAVYDVHASSLAVQSDGRVAGLIARQYGDPVAIRARGGVVLAAGSFAYNDAMMAQYAPRLLGRPGAAIEQHDGQAIRMAQALGADLAHMDATEVAFLIDPQQTVRGILVNGRGQRYVPEDMYSGRIGQLTLYHQDDTAYLIIDGDAQEEAMAATSPTPFLKRPATWVCDSVAELEGEIGLPPGSLQATVTAYNEAAARGEDPLLHKKPEWLKPIGAPVGAIDLRASCAGFTLGGLLTTLDSEVLHVSGEPIPGLYAAGRCTAGVAAWGYASGISLGDGSFYGRRAGSSAAKG; encoded by the coding sequence ATGGATACCGACGTCTACCCCAAGTCTGCTGACCAGATCGAGAGTTGGGACTACGAAGCCGATGTCGTGATCGCGGGATACGGCATCGCCGGTGTGGCCGCAGCGGTGGAGGCCGCCTCGGCCGGCGCCGACGTCCTCGTTGTCGAACGCACCGGCGGGTGGGGCGGCGCCGCCGCGATGGCGGGCGGGTTCATCTACCTCGGCGGTGGTACCGGGCTTCAGAAGGCGTGCGGTTTCGACGATTCCGTCGACAACATGGCGGCGTTCCTCAACGTGGCGATGGGGCCGGGCGCCGACGCGAAACGGGTCGGTGACTACTGCGCGGGAAGCGTGGAACACTTCGACTGGCTGGTGCGGTGCGGTGTGCCGTTCAAACCGGAGTTCTGGGGCGAGCCCGGCTGGGAGCCGCCCGGGGACGAGGGCCTGATGTTCACCGGTGGCGAGAACGCCTATCCGTTCAACACAATCGCCAAACCTGCTCCGCGCGGCCATATCCCGCAGATGGCCAACAAGAAGGCCGGCGAAGCCAGTGCCGGCTACATGCTGATGAAACCACTCGTCGACACCGCGACGTCGCTGGGTGTGCGCGCGGTGTACGACGTTCACGCGTCCTCGTTGGCGGTGCAGTCCGACGGCCGCGTCGCTGGGCTCATCGCCCGCCAGTACGGCGATCCCGTTGCGATCCGTGCACGCGGTGGCGTCGTTCTCGCCGCGGGCAGCTTCGCGTACAACGACGCGATGATGGCGCAGTATGCACCGCGGCTTCTCGGACGCCCCGGAGCGGCGATCGAACAGCATGATGGCCAGGCGATTCGGATGGCGCAGGCGCTGGGCGCCGATCTCGCCCACATGGACGCCACCGAAGTGGCATTCCTCATCGACCCCCAGCAGACCGTGCGCGGCATCCTCGTCAACGGGCGAGGACAGCGCTATGTCCCCGAGGACATGTACTCCGGCCGCATCGGGCAGCTCACGCTGTATCACCAGGACGACACGGCGTACCTCATCATCGACGGTGACGCGCAGGAGGAGGCGATGGCCGCGACGTCCCCTACGCCGTTCCTCAAACGTCCGGCGACGTGGGTCTGCGACAGCGTCGCGGAACTCGAGGGCGAGATCGGCCTTCCGCCTGGCTCGTTGCAGGCCACGGTCACCGCGTACAACGAGGCCGCTGCCCGCGGCGAGGATCCGCTGCTGCACAAGAAGCCCGAATGGCTGAAGCCCATCGGCGCGCCCGTCGGCGCCATCGACCTCCGGGCGAGTTGCGCCGGGTTCACGCTGGGCGGGCTGCTGACCACGCTGGACTCCGAGGTGCTGCACGTCAGCGGCGAACCGATTCCCGGCCTGTACGCCGCGGGGCGCTGTACCGCGGGCGTGGCCGCCTGGGGCTACGCCAGCGGAATCTCGCTCGGTGACGGCAGCTTCTACGGCCGTCGTGCGGGAAGCTCCGCAGCCAAGGGCTGA
- the bphC gene encoding biphenyl-2,3-diol 1,2-dioxygenase, with protein MSILKSLGYITVAASDIDRWRQFAFGVLGFAEGSGPDPSALYLRMDERAARIIVVPGDIDRVLTVGWEVRDHAALEEVKTSLDAASIAFKDLSPAEADERRVEEVITFSDPAGTTLEVFHGAVLDHSPVITPFGARFVTGDQGLGHVVVPAMDANGLFDFYTGVLGFRSRGAFRVPAPPEFGPIRVRFLGINERHHSLAICPSMNQDKPGLVHVMVEVDSLDAVGQALDRVNAEGFQLSSTLGRHTNDKMVSFYVRAPGDWDIEFGTDGMRVDERYYTAEEITADSYWGHQWMGEPPAAMRM; from the coding sequence ATGAGCATTCTCAAGAGCCTCGGCTACATCACCGTTGCGGCCAGCGATATCGATCGGTGGCGCCAGTTCGCCTTCGGCGTGCTGGGATTCGCCGAGGGCTCGGGTCCCGATCCCTCGGCCCTGTACCTGCGGATGGATGAGCGCGCAGCGCGCATCATCGTCGTACCCGGCGACATCGACCGGGTTCTGACGGTCGGCTGGGAGGTGCGCGACCACGCCGCGCTCGAGGAAGTCAAAACCTCGTTGGACGCCGCGTCGATCGCGTTCAAGGACTTGTCCCCCGCCGAGGCCGACGAACGGCGCGTGGAGGAAGTGATCACGTTCTCCGATCCGGCGGGTACGACGCTGGAGGTGTTCCACGGCGCGGTGCTCGACCACAGCCCGGTCATCACCCCGTTCGGGGCGCGGTTCGTCACCGGCGACCAGGGTCTCGGCCACGTGGTGGTGCCCGCGATGGATGCCAACGGCCTGTTCGACTTCTACACCGGCGTCCTGGGATTCCGCTCGCGCGGAGCCTTCCGCGTACCCGCCCCGCCGGAGTTCGGTCCGATACGGGTTCGGTTCCTGGGCATCAACGAGCGGCACCACAGCCTGGCGATCTGCCCGTCGATGAACCAGGACAAGCCCGGCCTGGTCCACGTCATGGTGGAGGTCGACAGCCTCGATGCCGTCGGGCAGGCGCTCGACCGAGTCAACGCCGAGGGTTTCCAGCTGTCCTCGACGCTGGGCCGCCACACCAACGACAAGATGGTGTCCTTCTACGTCCGCGCGCCCGGCGACTGGGACATCGAGTTCGGCACCGACGGCATGCGTGTGGACGAACGGTATTACACCGCAGAGGAAATCACCGCCGACAGCTACTGGGGTCACCAGTGGATGGGCGAACCGCCAGCCGCGATGCGGATGTAG